One region of Gemmatimonadota bacterium genomic DNA includes:
- a CDS encoding DUF3857 domain-containing protein, whose product MLTPYTYTTVRAVILWASVLVFLWAQPASAANEKLPDWARDAIESTGDSPVFYDETADAEYLLREKIVTFGGDDALEKNVDRRVVRILTEKGVVHGHDYVYGYNRLSRIVSIRAWTLKPDGNVTELGEDDIRDVPRYASYIEYSDVRYKLFSVPEVAMGDLIIVEVETHYTHPVWSTGFSGAWRIQDKRPWLPAHLARFTLRVAKDWSYSHRVYETEHLADTRTEANGAVWEWKDMDVPLGNVQGSPPTELRYVCATDDPRWADRNRVSWDDISGLYHWLSKDRLAPSPAMKQVVAELIQHAATPLEKIRAIANYVRKNISYVAVEMGIGGFQPRHVQNIFTNRYGDCKDMSSMIVSLLGEAEITAYPALVLTLDVGEIDPEFPMQYFNHCIAYVPGVPETEGWIEAWPEHDRFGRSLWIDATSESASVADMPWSIQGTHALVVTPDKGHLIETPLFGPEMNVKHRAVRAALSTDGDLHLEGEEYFTGNHSINFRSLLKQRTEGDRKKWLQQYLGNRVPRIKLDSFQHSALNNLDEKMEIRYRVTAGRYANRAGALMFFRPHVMIRWKQNPFTDDQMGEAIAFTHPFSEIDTLSIALPPSYVVDDLPEETDMDTGFGSYRTRYTVQDGTLIYTRHLAIRHREIPRESYADWKAFFGTVVNSDKAMVVLKQDVRRTLPDR is encoded by the coding sequence ATGTTGACTCCCTATACATACACCACGGTCAGAGCGGTCATCTTGTGGGCGTCCGTGCTGGTCTTCCTGTGGGCGCAGCCTGCTTCCGCCGCTAACGAAAAACTGCCGGATTGGGCCCGGGACGCCATCGAATCCACCGGCGATAGTCCCGTTTTCTACGACGAAACGGCCGACGCCGAGTACCTGTTGCGGGAGAAGATCGTCACCTTCGGCGGCGACGACGCCCTTGAAAAGAATGTGGACAGGCGGGTCGTCCGGATTCTCACCGAAAAGGGCGTGGTTCACGGACACGATTACGTCTATGGATACAACCGGCTTTCCAGGATCGTCTCGATCAGGGCCTGGACGCTCAAACCGGATGGAAACGTCACCGAACTAGGTGAGGATGATATCCGCGACGTGCCAAGATACGCGAGTTACATCGAATACAGCGACGTCAGGTACAAGCTGTTCAGCGTCCCCGAAGTGGCGATGGGCGACCTGATCATCGTCGAGGTCGAAACCCACTACACGCACCCGGTCTGGTCCACGGGGTTTTCCGGCGCCTGGAGGATACAGGACAAACGTCCATGGCTTCCTGCGCACCTGGCCCGCTTCACCCTTCGAGTGGCAAAGGACTGGTCGTATAGCCACCGTGTATACGAGACAGAACACCTTGCAGATACCCGTACCGAGGCGAACGGGGCCGTGTGGGAGTGGAAGGATATGGATGTGCCACTGGGCAACGTGCAGGGAAGTCCGCCCACGGAACTCCGGTATGTCTGCGCCACGGACGATCCCCGGTGGGCGGATCGCAACCGGGTCTCCTGGGACGATATCTCCGGCCTCTACCACTGGTTGAGCAAGGACCGGCTCGCTCCGAGCCCCGCGATGAAACAGGTCGTCGCGGAGTTGATACAACATGCCGCAACACCGCTTGAGAAGATCAGGGCCATTGCGAACTACGTGCGCAAAAATATCAGCTATGTAGCGGTGGAAATGGGCATCGGCGGATTTCAGCCCAGACACGTACAGAACATCTTCACCAACAGGTACGGGGACTGCAAGGACATGAGCTCCATGATCGTCAGCCTGCTGGGGGAAGCGGAGATCACGGCGTATCCCGCATTGGTACTCACCCTGGACGTGGGCGAGATCGATCCGGAATTTCCCATGCAGTATTTCAATCACTGCATTGCATACGTGCCCGGCGTACCCGAGACCGAGGGCTGGATCGAAGCCTGGCCGGAACACGACCGGTTCGGCAGAAGCCTGTGGATCGACGCCACCTCGGAATCCGCGTCCGTGGCGGACATGCCCTGGTCCATCCAGGGGACGCATGCGCTCGTGGTTACCCCGGACAAGGGCCATTTGATCGAAACGCCTTTGTTCGGACCGGAAATGAACGTGAAGCACCGGGCGGTACGGGCCGCGCTCTCGACCGATGGAGATCTTCACCTGGAGGGAGAAGAGTACTTCACCGGAAACCACAGCATAAACTTCAGATCGTTATTGAAGCAAAGAACCGAAGGGGACAGAAAAAAATGGCTGCAGCAGTACCTTGGCAACAGGGTACCCAGGATCAAGCTCGACAGCTTCCAGCATTCGGCGTTGAACAATCTGGACGAGAAGATGGAGATTCGGTACCGCGTCACCGCAGGACGATATGCCAACCGGGCCGGGGCGCTGATGTTCTTCAGACCTCACGTCATGATTCGGTGGAAGCAGAACCCGTTCACGGACGATCAGATGGGGGAGGCCATCGCTTTTACACATCCGTTTTCGGAAATCGATACCCTGTCCATTGCGCTTCCTCCGTCATATGTGGTTGACGACCTGCCAGAAGAGACGGACATGGATACCGGGTTCGGTTCGTATCGTACCCGGTATACCGTACAGGACGGCACGCTGATCTACACGCGCCACCTTGCGATCAGGCACCGTGAGATTCCACGCGAATCCTACGCCGACTGGAAGGCCTTTTTCGGCACGGTCGTGAATTCGGACAAGGCCATGGTGGTACTGAAGCAGGATGTCAGGCGAACCTTACCGGACAGGTGA